From the Opitutia bacterium genome, one window contains:
- a CDS encoding sigma-70 family RNA polymerase sigma factor — protein MNLSKVFAKTLVTSPERQAEADSDIEVVKRVQAGDVAAFDVLIRKYRERVFGVVYNLTSNREDTADLVQDAFIKAFQSINRFQGQSSFFTWLYKIAVNTTLSHLRKNRLRTFFSLEKVQEDGTSSEILNQLTDTTGADRDAYLRELQEKLNEAMQKLSIKHRTVITLFEIDGLSHAEIAEVMDCSEGTVRSRLHYAKQFLQGELSKYLR, from the coding sequence ATGAATCTCTCGAAGGTCTTCGCCAAGACCCTCGTCACCTCGCCTGAACGTCAGGCGGAGGCGGATTCGGATATTGAGGTCGTCAAACGCGTGCAAGCGGGCGACGTGGCGGCCTTCGACGTGTTGATCCGCAAATACCGCGAGCGGGTCTTCGGTGTCGTTTACAACCTGACCTCTAATCGCGAGGACACCGCCGACCTCGTGCAGGACGCCTTCATCAAGGCCTTCCAGTCGATCAATCGCTTCCAGGGCCAGTCGTCTTTCTTCACCTGGCTCTACAAAATCGCGGTCAACACGACACTTAGTCACCTACGCAAGAATAGGTTGCGCACATTCTTCAGCCTGGAGAAAGTCCAGGAAGACGGCACGTCGAGCGAGATTCTCAACCAGCTCACCGACACGACTGGAGCCGACCGCGATGCCTATCTGCGCGAGCTTCAGGAAAAATTGAACGAGGCGATGCAAAAACTGTCTATCAAGCATCGCACCGTCATCACCTTGTTTGAAATCGATGGACTCAGCCACGCCGAGATTGCCGAAGTCATGGACTGCTCCGAAGGCACCGTGCGCTCCCGCCTGCACTACGCGAAGCAGTTCCTCCAAGGCGAATTGAGCAAATACCTCCGCTGA
- the rpsT gene encoding 30S ribosomal protein S20, translated as MANTKSAIKAARKSARNAARNKTVKTRLKTLAKAVAASANDPEKARATAIAYSSALDKAVKSHVIHRNTASHHKSQVAKYIFAKK; from the coding sequence ATGGCCAACACCAAGTCCGCTATCAAAGCCGCGCGTAAATCCGCCCGTAACGCCGCGCGCAACAAGACCGTCAAGACCCGCCTGAAGACCCTCGCCAAGGCGGTCGCCGCCAGCGCCAACGATCCGGAGAAGGCCCGCGCCACCGCCATCGCCTACAGCTCCGCCCTGGACAAGGCCGTGAAGAGCCACGTCATCCACCGCAACACCGCCTCGCACCACAAGTCGCAGGTCGCGAAGTATATCTTCGCCAAGAAGTGA
- a CDS encoding polyprenyl synthetase family protein: MSGPAPHTVFAENDPAAVFTRLAPQMAALDAFMQDQVAHFEPEIREMAAYCVETSGKRLRPTLVFISGWQGDGVIDQNLVRAAGVVEMVHMATLVHDDIMDQAELRRSRPTASRKFGPDAAVLLGDALFAQALHVASQFPTTDVCLAVSESTRKVCSGEIMQTLHRRDMGVTMEAYYRVIDFKTAELFRVSCHLGAKLSGAPAAFVQAANDYGRHLGIAYQIYDDLVDFLGEEKRIGKTLGTDLASGKLTLPLMLLLEKLPAHERAEVVAAMQQAKPLPLHASIERMRQLGIAAGVVAAVEEELARALSVLMPHGGLAPVPLLRQLSGLLQGQIAALQAPTKP, encoded by the coding sequence ATGTCCGGACCCGCGCCACACACCGTCTTTGCCGAGAACGACCCGGCCGCTGTCTTCACCCGCCTCGCCCCGCAGATGGCGGCGCTCGATGCGTTCATGCAGGATCAGGTCGCACATTTCGAGCCCGAGATCCGCGAGATGGCGGCGTATTGCGTCGAGACCTCCGGCAAGCGTCTGCGTCCCACGCTGGTGTTCATCTCCGGCTGGCAAGGCGATGGCGTGATCGATCAGAATCTCGTGCGTGCTGCCGGCGTCGTGGAAATGGTCCACATGGCGACGCTCGTGCACGACGACATCATGGACCAAGCCGAGCTGCGCCGCAGCCGGCCGACCGCCTCGCGCAAATTTGGCCCCGACGCCGCCGTGCTGCTCGGCGATGCGCTGTTCGCCCAAGCGCTGCACGTCGCCTCGCAATTCCCCACCACCGACGTGTGCCTCGCCGTCTCCGAGTCGACTCGCAAGGTTTGCTCCGGCGAGATCATGCAGACGCTGCACCGCCGCGACATGGGCGTGACGATGGAAGCCTATTACCGCGTCATCGACTTCAAGACGGCGGAGCTTTTCCGCGTTTCGTGCCACCTCGGTGCCAAACTCTCCGGCGCGCCCGCCGCCTTCGTGCAGGCCGCCAACGACTACGGCCGCCACCTCGGCATCGCCTACCAGATTTACGACGACCTCGTGGACTTCCTCGGCGAGGAAAAGCGCATCGGCAAGACCCTCGGCACCGACCTCGCCAGCGGCAAGCTCACGCTCCCGCTCATGCTGTTGCTCGAGAAACTGCCCGCCCATGAGCGCGCCGAAGTCGTCGCCGCGATGCAGCAAGCCAAGCCGTTGCCGCTCCACGCCAGCATCGAGCGCATGCGCCAGCTCGGCATCGCTGCCGGCGTCGTGGCGGCGGTCGAGGAGGAACTGGCCCGCGCGCTCTCGGTCCTTATGCCTCACGGGGGCCTCGCTCCCGTGCCCCTGCTGAGGCAACTCAGTGGGCTGTTGCAGGGCCAAATCGCTGCCTTGCAGGCTCCGACCAAGCCTTAA
- a CDS encoding CPBP family intramembrane metalloprotease, with protein sequence MGQENPLLLLVLLAATGYVAKLWLDDLRAARAGTPVPRPLPGVTPATITAVALAALGALALLALETWGEIALGIAGEQTRVTALFGLYTLAAAFGEELIFRGFIVVEHRGRAALVGGIVGASLLFALLHPFLWQWRDGALHAQLGTKAWFSTAVVFASSLWFYAVRFWKLNPSHSLLPCIAAHAAKNLGVFAIKYAQGFVSGW encoded by the coding sequence ATGGGCCAGGAAAACCCCTTGCTGTTGCTCGTCTTGCTCGCTGCCACCGGATACGTGGCAAAGCTCTGGCTCGACGATTTGCGGGCCGCTCGCGCCGGCACGCCGGTGCCGCGTCCGCTGCCCGGGGTGACGCCCGCGACGATCACGGCGGTGGCGCTGGCCGCGCTCGGCGCGCTCGCCTTGCTGGCGCTGGAGACGTGGGGCGAGATCGCGCTCGGCATCGCCGGCGAGCAGACCCGCGTGACCGCGCTGTTCGGGCTCTACACGCTCGCGGCGGCGTTCGGCGAGGAGTTGATTTTTCGCGGCTTCATCGTGGTGGAGCATCGCGGGCGAGCCGCGCTGGTCGGCGGCATTGTGGGCGCGTCCCTGCTCTTCGCGCTGCTGCATCCGTTCCTGTGGCAGTGGCGCGATGGCGCGTTGCACGCGCAGCTGGGGACGAAGGCGTGGTTCAGCACGGCGGTGGTGTTCGCCAGTTCGCTGTGGTTCTACGCGGTGCGGTTTTGGAAACTGAATCCGTCGCATTCGCTGCTGCCGTGCATCGCGGCGCATGCGGCGAAGAATCTGGGCGTGTTCGCGATCAAATACGCCCAGGGCTTCGTGAGCGGGTGGTAG
- a CDS encoding AURKAIP1/COX24 domain-containing protein has product MGNLKKKRRLKMSKHKRRKRLKANRHKKRTWQK; this is encoded by the coding sequence ATGGGAAATCTCAAGAAGAAGCGCCGTCTGAAGATGTCGAAGCACAAGCGCCGCAAGCGCCTGAAGGCAAATCGCCACAAGAAGCGCACCTGGCAGAAGTGA
- a CDS encoding PD-(D/E)XK nuclease family protein, with protein sequence MRAKLWSSRVVEAPENVRRHFLTWQTPLLPPAVAWLARGWDGAGPLDLSRVAVIVPTRQAGRRLRAGLAEHAATRWQAAFPPLVLPPEALLAPAEKAAPVATALQATLAWTRVLQDIDLAEFRAVFPVDPPARNFAWALRLAQELQRLQATLAEEALTLADVATRMPADFVERERWLQLGALGRLHSAALAARVWREPQAARIAAAREPAALAGIERIVVLAVPDPLPLALTALAAHARELPVEVVVFAPESEAANFDAWGRPLADAWARREAPFADFAAHVHLRADAAAQAEEIARVARLYPQADGALGVGVADTALAALAENALERAGVAAFNPAGARHDAHGFYQFLAALADCAREPSFAHALALARTPETRAWLRAELGESFRATEWLKQLDDLRAEHLPATLAEARHYAHANPRTATAARGLAALAELRDMLGAADFADGVSAVLARVFAERPLDLARAEDRHFAEDARAWTEVVRECAEAAEKFPRVTRDEWWEIALRRFGEQPREADKPAGAIELQGWLELPFEDAPHVVVAGFNEGAVPEAVSGDVFLPETLRVLFGLKTNAQRFARDAYLLHALVASRRDGGRVDVLLGKTSASGDPLRPSRLLLQCADEKLPARVAHLFRELESARTLPAWERAWQLAPRRAPPPEKLSPTAFRSWLACPFRFYLKHVLKMEAVDAAKRELDVFDFGRLCHLPLEKFAAEPWRDCTDERALAAMLVEEFDRAATARYGEAPSVPIVAQLESARQRLRWAAKVQARERADGWVIAAIEKDFAVPFGGFQLRGRIDRIDRHEATGAWRVIDYKTSDTAKTPADAHLDTPWNHVPEWARLTVDGRERQWIDLQLPLYLLALPTILPEAKERAACGYFNLPKAASATTLALWDGYSVELHESALRCAEGVAAAVRAGNFWPPNEELRPDYDEFAPLFQRGVEDSVRWEVTL encoded by the coding sequence ATGCGCGCCAAGCTCTGGAGTAGTCGCGTGGTCGAGGCTCCCGAAAACGTGCGGCGTCACTTCCTGACGTGGCAAACACCCCTGCTGCCGCCAGCGGTGGCGTGGCTCGCGCGCGGTTGGGACGGCGCCGGTCCGCTCGATCTGTCGCGTGTCGCGGTCATCGTGCCGACGCGGCAAGCGGGGCGCCGTTTGCGGGCAGGCCTCGCGGAGCACGCCGCGACACGCTGGCAGGCGGCGTTCCCGCCGCTCGTCCTGCCGCCCGAAGCGCTGCTGGCGCCAGCGGAGAAAGCCGCCCCGGTCGCCACGGCGTTGCAGGCAACGCTCGCGTGGACGCGCGTGTTGCAGGACATCGATCTCGCGGAGTTCCGCGCCGTTTTCCCCGTCGATCCGCCGGCGCGCAACTTCGCGTGGGCGCTGCGGCTCGCGCAGGAGCTCCAGCGCCTGCAGGCCACGTTGGCCGAGGAAGCGCTGACGCTGGCCGACGTCGCGACGCGCATGCCGGCCGACTTCGTCGAGCGCGAGCGCTGGCTGCAGCTCGGCGCGCTCGGCCGCCTGCACAGCGCCGCGCTCGCTGCGCGTGTCTGGCGCGAACCGCAGGCGGCGCGCATCGCGGCCGCGCGCGAACCGGCCGCGTTGGCCGGTATCGAGCGCATCGTCGTCCTCGCCGTGCCCGATCCGCTGCCGCTCGCGCTCACGGCGCTCGCCGCGCATGCGCGCGAGTTGCCGGTCGAGGTCGTGGTTTTTGCGCCCGAGAGCGAAGCGGCAAATTTCGACGCGTGGGGCCGGCCGCTGGCGGACGCTTGGGCGCGGCGCGAGGCGCCGTTCGCGGATTTTGCGGCGCACGTGCATCTGCGCGCCGATGCGGCGGCGCAGGCCGAGGAAATCGCCCGCGTAGCGCGGCTCTACCCGCAGGCCGACGGCGCGCTCGGTGTCGGCGTGGCCGATACCGCTCTGGCCGCGCTGGCGGAGAACGCGCTGGAGCGCGCGGGCGTCGCCGCCTTCAACCCCGCTGGTGCGCGGCACGACGCGCACGGCTTCTACCAATTTCTCGCCGCACTCGCCGACTGCGCGCGCGAGCCGTCCTTCGCGCACGCTCTCGCGCTCGCGCGGACGCCCGAGACGCGGGCGTGGCTGCGCGCGGAGCTCGGCGAGAGTTTTCGCGCGACCGAGTGGCTGAAACAACTCGACGATCTGCGCGCGGAGCACCTGCCCGCGACGCTGGCCGAGGCGCGGCACTACGCGCACGCGAACCCGCGCACAGCGACGGCAGCGCGCGGTCTCGCCGCGCTGGCGGAGTTGCGCGACATGCTCGGCGCAGCGGACTTCGCGGACGGCGTGAGCGCCGTGCTCGCGCGGGTGTTTGCGGAGCGGCCGCTCGATCTCGCGCGGGCGGAAGACCGGCATTTCGCCGAAGACGCGCGAGCTTGGACCGAGGTCGTGCGCGAGTGCGCCGAGGCGGCGGAAAAGTTTCCGCGTGTGACGCGTGACGAGTGGTGGGAGATCGCACTGCGGCGTTTCGGCGAGCAACCACGCGAGGCGGACAAACCTGCTGGCGCGATCGAGCTGCAAGGCTGGCTCGAATTGCCGTTCGAGGACGCGCCGCACGTCGTCGTGGCCGGCTTCAACGAAGGCGCCGTGCCTGAAGCGGTGAGCGGCGATGTGTTTCTGCCCGAAACGCTCCGGGTGCTGTTTGGCCTGAAGACCAACGCGCAGCGCTTCGCGCGCGACGCGTATCTGTTGCACGCGCTCGTGGCATCGCGCCGCGACGGCGGCCGCGTCGATGTGCTGCTCGGCAAAACGTCGGCATCGGGCGATCCGCTGCGGCCGTCGCGGCTGCTGCTTCAGTGTGCGGACGAAAAACTGCCGGCGCGCGTGGCGCATTTGTTTCGCGAACTCGAGTCCGCGCGCACGCTGCCGGCGTGGGAGCGCGCGTGGCAACTCGCGCCGCGCCGCGCGCCGCCGCCGGAGAAGCTCTCGCCGACGGCGTTCCGCAGCTGGCTCGCGTGTCCGTTCCGTTTCTACCTGAAGCACGTCCTGAAAATGGAAGCGGTCGACGCGGCGAAGCGCGAGCTGGACGTCTTCGATTTCGGCCGGCTCTGCCATTTGCCGCTGGAAAAATTCGCCGCGGAGCCGTGGCGCGATTGCACGGACGAGCGTGCGTTGGCGGCGATGCTGGTCGAGGAATTCGACCGCGCGGCGACGGCGCGTTACGGCGAGGCGCCGTCGGTGCCGATCGTGGCGCAGTTGGAATCGGCACGGCAGCGGTTGCGCTGGGCGGCGAAAGTGCAGGCGCGCGAACGCGCGGACGGCTGGGTGATCGCGGCGATCGAGAAAGATTTCGCGGTGCCGTTCGGCGGTTTCCAGCTGCGCGGCCGGATCGACCGCATCGACCGGCACGAAGCGACCGGTGCGTGGCGCGTGATCGACTACAAGACGAGCGACACCGCGAAGACGCCCGCCGACGCGCATCTCGACACGCCATGGAATCACGTGCCGGAGTGGGCGCGGCTGACCGTCGACGGCCGCGAGCGCCAGTGGATCGACCTGCAACTCCCGCTCTACCTGCTCGCGCTGCCGACGATTTTGCCCGAGGCGAAGGAGCGCGCGGCGTGCGGCTATTTCAATCTGCCCAAGGCTGCGAGCGCGACGACGCTGGCGCTGTGGGACGGCTACTCGGTGGAGCTGCACGAGTCGGCGCTGCGCTGTGCCGAGGGCGTGGCGGCGGCCGTGCGCGCGGGGAATTTCTGGCCGCCGAACGAGGAACTGCGGCCGGATTACGATGAGTTCGCGCCGCTGTTTCAGCGCGGAGTAGAGGACAGTGTGCGGTGGGAGGTGACGCTATGA
- a CDS encoding class II fumarate hydratase, whose product MRTERDSMGEMAVPDDALYGASTQRAVLNFPVSGRPLPSTFIGALGLVKWACARANAELGLLAPEKARLIEQVALEISDGRHTAHFPIDVFQTGSATSTNMNANEVIANRASQLAGLPIGAKKPLHPNDDVNLGQSSNDVIPTTLHVSVALALHRDLAPALDALAAELDCKAAAWQGVVKIGRTHLMDATPLTLGQEFSGYAMQAHKAAERARRAVRVLSELAIGGTAVGTGLNTHVEFGARVARLLNERTGLTFREAQNHFEAQAARDDCVEAAGQLAAIAAALTKIANDLRLLGSGPRAGFAEIKLPATQPGSSIMPGKVNPVMSEMLVQVCLYAQGLAQTIQLAGRDGHFELNVTLPLMAHCFHEAISCLTNATRTFTEKCVVGLEADPARCRELVDRSLMLVTALNPHIGYDAAAAIAKEAYVTGRTLRELVLEKKLMDAATLDRVLDPLAMTQPGASSPGAGGG is encoded by the coding sequence ATGAGAACCGAACGCGATTCGATGGGCGAAATGGCCGTGCCAGACGACGCGCTCTACGGCGCCTCCACGCAACGCGCCGTGCTCAACTTCCCCGTGAGCGGCCGCCCGCTGCCGTCGACCTTTATCGGCGCGCTCGGCCTCGTGAAGTGGGCCTGCGCTCGCGCCAACGCCGAGCTTGGCCTCCTCGCTCCCGAAAAAGCCCGCCTCATCGAGCAAGTCGCGCTCGAGATCTCCGACGGGCGGCACACGGCGCATTTCCCGATCGACGTTTTTCAAACCGGCTCCGCCACCTCGACGAACATGAACGCCAACGAGGTGATCGCCAACCGCGCGAGCCAGCTCGCCGGCTTGCCGATCGGCGCGAAGAAGCCGCTGCACCCGAACGACGACGTCAATCTCGGCCAATCGTCCAACGACGTCATTCCGACCACGCTGCACGTCTCCGTCGCGCTCGCCTTGCACCGCGACCTCGCGCCGGCGCTCGATGCGCTCGCCGCCGAACTCGATTGCAAAGCCGCCGCGTGGCAGGGCGTTGTGAAGATCGGCCGCACGCACCTGATGGACGCCACGCCGCTGACGCTCGGCCAGGAATTCTCCGGCTACGCGATGCAGGCGCACAAGGCCGCCGAACGCGCGCGCCGCGCCGTGCGCGTGCTGAGCGAACTCGCGATCGGCGGCACCGCCGTCGGCACCGGCCTCAACACCCACGTTGAGTTCGGCGCGCGGGTGGCGCGTCTGCTCAACGAGCGCACCGGCCTGACGTTTCGCGAGGCGCAGAATCACTTCGAGGCCCAGGCCGCGCGCGACGATTGCGTCGAAGCCGCCGGCCAGCTCGCCGCCATCGCCGCGGCCCTCACGAAAATCGCCAACGATCTCCGCCTGCTCGGTTCGGGGCCGCGCGCCGGCTTTGCGGAGATCAAGTTGCCTGCCACGCAACCCGGCTCGTCGATCATGCCCGGCAAAGTGAATCCGGTGATGAGCGAGATGCTCGTGCAGGTCTGCCTCTACGCGCAGGGCCTCGCGCAGACGATCCAGCTCGCCGGTCGCGACGGACACTTCGAACTAAACGTGACTCTCCCGCTCATGGCGCATTGCTTCCATGAGGCCATTTCCTGCCTCACCAACGCGACTCGCACGTTCACCGAAAAATGCGTCGTGGGCCTCGAAGCCGATCCTGCGCGCTGTCGCGAGCTCGTCGACCGTTCGCTCATGCTCGTCACCGCGCTCAATCCGCACATCGGCTACGACGCCGCTGCCGCGATCGCCAAAGAGGCCTACGTCACCGGCCGCACGCTGCGCGAACTCGTGCTCGAGAAAAAGCTCATGGACGCCGCGACCCTCGACCGCGTGCTCGACCCGCTCGCGATGACGCAACCCGGCGCGAGTTCGCCCGGTGCCGGCGGCGGCTGA
- a CDS encoding UvrD-helicase domain-containing protein — protein sequence MIAPRLVMIHASAGTGKTFRLTNRFIALLAAGAAPERIVALTFTRKAAGEFFDSILGKLADAAANEQRAATLAHNLGRPELRAADFLRLLRAMIDALHRLRLGTLDSFFAKIAQAFPFELGLAGDFEVLEGHAATRERERALRQLFARGGTLDEAQRDFLEAFKLATFGTEEKQLARRMDQFLDEKYERFLEVPEPTLWGVAQRLWSDGQPWLADLPLPAVVATLRRWLDGAAMNDAQRERWARLALELPEWSIGAPWSAEMKYFLPKLLEAWPAISAGAAELTIERKKQALDAAGCAVAADLVRAVAGAELRRQLAITQGLHAVLSRYDAVYSALVRRAGKLTFGDVTRLLRPDAGARELSFGEAGEGRLMLEYRLDAGIDHWLLDEFQDTSRGQWSVLENLIDEVVQDADERRTFFCVGDVKQSIYAWREGDPTLMRDIRRHYNGDADANAPITTEPLDASWRSGPEVIAMVNAVFGADETIATLFPGEASRRWNEEWREHFTERGDRAGQAALLLAEDENARRALTLQLIREIDPLARGLTCAVLTRSNDQATEIADFLRREGGVPAVAESDLRVAADNPVGAALLALVQAAAHPGDTLAWEHVRMTPLHAALAAEGAATREAAMERVLAQIAEDGFERFAEHWCARLALTGDFAPERARQFAAAAALFDAQGRRDPDEFVRFMNDYTLREPESAAVVRVMTVHKSKGLGFDVVILPELEGTKLAAAPRGLAVHRDEETHEARWVLELPKAELVEADSVLNAHAERAAGERCYEALSLLYVAVTRAKRAMYAITEPVAAKSRSSNYPKLLAETLGSDARPVRVGACEANGVWAQGEAEWFARLEPAAAPTRAEVLSAIDAPAATRRMARRPSGERGGGVRAAELFAPQARAAVDFGAGVHRLLAQVEWCASGEIEARAATWQADGASDEAISEVVGCLRAPALRELWTRADGVEVWRERSFEVVLEGAWVSGVFDRVAVWRGLDGRATAATVFDFKTDAVIADAAHVERAIARHAAQLNLYRRVVARLAGLAESKVGAEVVFTVLARRFPVPAAS from the coding sequence ATGATCGCGCCGCGGTTGGTGATGATCCACGCGTCGGCGGGCACGGGAAAAACCTTCCGGCTGACGAATCGCTTCATCGCGCTGCTCGCCGCCGGCGCGGCGCCGGAGCGGATCGTGGCGCTGACCTTCACGCGCAAGGCGGCGGGCGAATTTTTCGACAGCATCCTCGGCAAGCTCGCCGATGCGGCGGCGAACGAGCAGCGCGCGGCGACACTCGCGCACAATCTCGGCCGGCCGGAGTTGCGCGCGGCGGATTTCCTGCGGCTGCTGCGCGCGATGATCGATGCGCTGCACCGGCTGCGGCTCGGCACGCTCGACAGTTTCTTCGCGAAGATCGCGCAGGCGTTTCCGTTCGAGCTCGGGCTCGCGGGAGATTTCGAAGTGCTCGAAGGTCACGCGGCGACGCGCGAACGCGAACGCGCGCTGCGGCAGCTCTTCGCGCGCGGCGGCACGCTCGACGAGGCGCAGCGCGATTTTCTGGAGGCGTTCAAGCTCGCGACTTTCGGCACCGAGGAGAAGCAGCTCGCGCGACGCATGGACCAGTTTCTCGACGAGAAATACGAGCGCTTCCTCGAAGTGCCGGAGCCGACGCTGTGGGGCGTGGCGCAGCGCCTCTGGTCCGACGGGCAGCCGTGGCTCGCGGATTTGCCGTTGCCCGCGGTCGTGGCGACGCTGCGGCGCTGGCTCGATGGCGCGGCGATGAATGACGCGCAGCGTGAACGTTGGGCGCGGCTCGCGTTGGAGTTGCCGGAGTGGTCGATCGGCGCGCCGTGGAGCGCGGAGATGAAGTATTTCCTGCCGAAACTGCTCGAGGCGTGGCCGGCGATTTCGGCCGGCGCGGCGGAGCTGACGATCGAGCGGAAGAAGCAGGCGCTCGACGCGGCGGGTTGCGCCGTGGCGGCGGATCTCGTGCGTGCGGTGGCGGGCGCGGAGTTGCGGCGGCAGCTGGCGATCACGCAGGGCTTGCACGCGGTGCTGAGCCGCTACGACGCGGTCTACAGCGCGCTCGTGCGGCGCGCGGGCAAGTTGACTTTCGGCGACGTCACGCGGTTGTTGCGGCCGGACGCGGGCGCGCGCGAGTTGTCGTTCGGCGAGGCGGGCGAGGGTCGGTTGATGCTCGAGTATCGGCTCGATGCGGGGATCGACCACTGGCTGCTCGACGAGTTTCAGGACACGAGCCGCGGGCAGTGGAGCGTGTTGGAAAATCTGATCGACGAAGTCGTGCAGGACGCGGACGAGCGGCGGACGTTTTTCTGCGTCGGCGATGTGAAGCAGTCGATCTACGCGTGGCGCGAGGGCGATCCGACGTTGATGCGCGACATCCGGCGGCACTACAACGGCGACGCGGACGCGAACGCGCCGATCACGACGGAGCCGCTCGACGCGTCGTGGCGCTCCGGGCCGGAAGTGATCGCGATGGTCAACGCCGTGTTCGGCGCCGATGAGACGATCGCGACGCTGTTCCCCGGCGAAGCGAGCCGGCGCTGGAACGAGGAGTGGCGCGAGCATTTCACGGAGCGCGGCGACCGCGCGGGGCAGGCGGCGCTGTTGCTCGCGGAAGATGAAAACGCGCGCCGCGCGCTCACGCTGCAGTTGATCCGTGAGATCGATCCGCTGGCGCGCGGGCTGACCTGCGCGGTGCTCACGCGGTCGAACGATCAGGCGACGGAGATCGCGGATTTCCTCCGTCGCGAAGGCGGCGTGCCGGCGGTGGCGGAATCGGATTTGCGCGTGGCGGCGGACAATCCCGTCGGCGCGGCGCTGCTCGCGCTCGTGCAGGCGGCGGCGCATCCGGGCGACACGCTGGCGTGGGAACACGTGCGCATGACGCCGCTCCACGCGGCGCTCGCGGCCGAGGGAGCCGCGACGCGCGAGGCGGCGATGGAGCGCGTGCTGGCGCAGATCGCGGAGGACGGCTTCGAGCGCTTCGCGGAGCATTGGTGCGCGCGGCTAGCGCTGACGGGGGATTTCGCGCCGGAGCGCGCGCGGCAGTTTGCGGCGGCGGCGGCGCTGTTCGATGCGCAGGGGCGGCGCGATCCGGACGAGTTTGTGCGGTTCATGAACGACTACACGCTGCGCGAGCCCGAGAGCGCGGCGGTGGTGCGCGTGATGACGGTGCACAAGTCCAAGGGCCTCGGTTTCGACGTCGTGATTTTGCCGGAGCTCGAAGGCACAAAGCTCGCCGCCGCACCGCGCGGGTTGGCGGTGCATCGCGACGAGGAGACGCACGAGGCGCGTTGGGTGCTGGAGTTGCCCAAGGCGGAGCTCGTCGAGGCGGACTCGGTTTTGAACGCCCACGCGGAACGCGCGGCGGGCGAACGGTGCTACGAGGCGTTGTCGCTGCTCTACGTGGCGGTGACGCGCGCGAAGCGTGCGATGTATGCGATCACGGAGCCGGTGGCGGCGAAGTCGCGCTCGTCGAATTATCCGAAACTCCTCGCCGAGACGCTCGGCAGTGACGCGCGCCCGGTGCGCGTGGGCGCGTGCGAAGCGAACGGCGTGTGGGCACAGGGCGAGGCGGAGTGGTTCGCGCGGTTGGAGCCGGCGGCGGCACCGACGCGGGCGGAGGTGCTTTCGGCGATCGATGCGCCGGCGGCGACGCGGCGCATGGCGCGGCGGCCGTCGGGCGAGCGGGGTGGGGGCGTGCGGGCGGCGGAGCTGTTCGCGCCGCAGGCGCGCGCGGCGGTGGATTTCGGCGCGGGAGTGCATCGACTGCTGGCGCAGGTTGAATGGTGCGCGAGTGGCGAGATCGAGGCGCGGGCGGCGACTTGGCAGGCGGACGGCGCGAGCGACGAGGCGATCAGCGAAGTCGTCGGGTGCTTGCGCGCGCCGGCGTTGCGGGAGTTGTGGACGCGCGCGGACGGTGTGGAGGTCTGGCGCGAGCGGTCGTTTGAGGTGGTCTTGGAGGGGGCGTGGGTGTCGGGCGTGTTCGACCGCGTCGCGGTGTGGCGCGGGCTGGACGGGCGCGCGACGGCGGCGACGGTGTTCGATTTCAAGACCGATGCTGTGATTGCTGACGCGGCCCATGTGGAGCGGGCGATTGCGCGACATGCGGCGCAGCTGAATCTCTATCGGCGCGTGGTGGCGCGACTGGCGGGTTTGGCGGAGTCGAAGGTCGGCGCGGAGGTGGTTTTCACGGTTTTGGCGCGGCGGTTTCCGGTGCCGGCGGCGAGCTAA
- a CDS encoding response regulator transcription factor yields MTSTATKTITLLLVDDSELVRTGLKTLLATRADGYHLQVLGEASSVATAVTETTRLQPDVVLLDIRLPDGTGFEACRQILAQLPDTRVLILTSVIDDNLVYEAMSSGAHGYLLKEINAQALWQAIIDVASGKFILDPAVTTRVLNLVRHGAPQSEQDKLAQLSAQERRVLALVADGKTNKEIAEQMGLSDKTVKNYLSNIFEKLQISRRSQAAVLYAESRSPKPPVRP; encoded by the coding sequence ATGACCAGCACCGCCACCAAGACCATCACCCTCCTCCTCGTCGACGACAGCGAACTCGTCCGCACCGGACTCAAGACGCTCCTCGCCACCCGCGCGGACGGCTACCATTTGCAGGTGCTCGGCGAGGCCTCGTCCGTCGCCACCGCCGTCACCGAGACGACGCGCCTCCAGCCCGACGTGGTGCTGCTCGACATCCGCCTCCCCGACGGCACCGGCTTCGAAGCGTGCCGCCAGATCCTCGCCCAACTCCCGGATACGCGCGTCCTCATCCTCACCTCCGTCATCGACGACAACCTCGTCTACGAAGCCATGAGCAGCGGCGCGCACGGTTACCTCCTCAAGGAAATCAACGCCCAGGCGCTCTGGCAGGCGATCATCGACGTCGCCTCGGGCAAATTCATCCTCGATCCCGCCGTCACCACGCGCGTGCTCAACCTCGTGCGCCACGGCGCGCCGCAAAGCGAGCAGGACAAACTCGCCCAACTCTCCGCGCAGGAACGCCGCGTCCTCGCCCTCGTCGCCGACGGCAAGACCAACAAGGAAATCGCCGAGCAGATGGGCCTGAGCGACAAGACGGTGAAGAACTACCTCAGCAACATTTTCGAGAAGCTGCAGATCAGCCGCCGCTCCCAAGCCGCGGTGCTCTATGCCGAAAGTCGCAGCCCGAAACCGCCCGTTCGGCCCTGA